One genomic window of Trichomycterus rosablanca isolate fTriRos1 chromosome 1, fTriRos1.hap1, whole genome shotgun sequence includes the following:
- the prickle1b gene encoding prickle-like protein 1b: MHYTEGCHSISVDSDSLFSSACWTLNMEVRGKKSVLGSISDADSGCALEEYTWVPPGLRPDQVQLYFSCLPEEKVPYVNSSGEKYRIRQLHYQLPRHDEIRYSESFSAEERREVYMFSMQRKKEALDRGTPKLLPRALHNTSCEHCKEKIPGGDMAVFASRAGSGHCWHPACFCCSTCNELLVDLIYFFHNGRIYCGRHHAELLKPRCSACDEIIFADECTEAEGHHWHINHFSCFECETVLGGLRYIMKDGHAFCCGCFESLYSEYCEACGESIGVDSAQMTYEGMHWHATDKCFCCAHCKTSLLGCPFLPKGKQIYCSKSCSLGEDIHASDSADSAFQSVRSRKSQRVVPIGKSSRPTAQCKRLMATGSQSLKLYEDSKKIMCPQLEHLNFADNLYWRDEQDLAGDSSVEWAEHEDYMTQLLLKFSNHRVAQQEEDTRLNKQLILTDSIKINQAMTMSGQNLASKHHTDLYWTQESQDGFGDSAYGSHPGPASARKMQELDSDHGTEANFWAKQPRQCLDDSLKFITDDLKMAEQNILRSTDLLSPSNVTGAISNRDSNDEQMTYSHQCLHQLDEEDEWDKMSNMGTLNSSMLHRSAHSLRSLNSLLDNVEVVGDGEEEIETSLPLHLSGLRGTKSQIQQVDFSDSGYYGKFINKTRPSQMRERSHKQIHHMEESKIQLKNHKHNQGKKTFSENALQQPAESKPTQNIPKTRKGILLNRPIQQILHNYDLPAVDHFNDFYDDDDIDWYSTCSSSSSDSEEEGFFLGKPIPKPRSQSLRYNTEDCQNRATKSQIKSKKRSHKGKKCIIS; encoded by the exons ACCAG GTCCAGCTGTACTTTTCTTGCCTACCAGAGGAGAAGGTGCCCTATGTTAACAGCTCTGGAGAGAAATACAGGATTAGACAACTGCACTATCAGCTCCCACGTCATGATGAG ATTCGCTACAGTGAGTCGTTTAGTGCAGAGGAGAGGAGGGAGGTGTACATGTTTAGCATGCAGAGGAAGAAAGAGGCTCTGGATAGAGGAACTCCTAAACTTTTGCCTAGAGCCCTGCACAACACCAGCTGTGAACAT TGTAAAGAGAAAATCCCTGGAGGTGACATGGCAGTGTTTGCATCAAGAGCTGGCTCTGGGCATTGCTGGCACCCTGCATGCTTCTGTTGCTCTACGTGCAATGAGCTTCTGGTTGACCTTATATACTTCTTTCACAATGGAAGGATCTACTGTGGAAGGCATCACGCTGAGCTTCTTAAGCCAAGATGTTCGGCTTGTGATGAG ATAATCTTTGCAGATGAGTGCACAGAGGCTGAAGGTCACCACTGGCACATAAATCACTTCTCTTGTTTTGAGTGTGAGACAGTTTTGGGAGGACTGAGATATATAATGAAGGACGGCCATGCTTTTTGCTGTGGATGCTTTGAGTCTCTATATTCAGAATACTGTGAGGCTTGTGGGGAAAGCATTG GAGTAGACAGTGCTCAGATGACATACGAGGGCATGCACTGGCATGCCACTGACAAATGCTTCTGCTGTGCTCATTGCAAGACTTCTCTTCTTGGTTGCCCTTTCCTTCCAAAGGGAAAACAAATATACTGCTCTAAATCCTGCAGCCTTGGTGAGGACATCCATGCCTCAGACTCTGCTGATTCTGCCTTTCAGTCTGTTAGGTCACGAAAGTCCCAGCGGGTTGTGCCGATAGGTAAAAGTAGCCGGCCTACAGCACAGTGCAAGCGTTTAATGGCAACAGGCAGCCAAAGCTTAAAGCTTTATGAAGACAGCAAAAAGATAATGTGTCCTCAGCTAGAGCACCTTAACTTTGCAGATAATCTTTACTGGAGAGATGAGCAGGACTTAGCTGGAGACAGTTCAGTAGAGTGGGCTGAGCATGAGGACTATATGACTCAACTTCTTCTGAAATTTAGCAACCACAGAGTTGCCCAGCAAGAAGAAGACACCAGGCTGAATAAGCAATTGATTCTGACAGACtccattaaaataaatcaagcCATGACAATGAGTGGGCAAAATTTAGCTAGTAAACATCATACAGATTTATACTGGACTCAGGAGTCTCAGGATGGCTTCGGAGACTCTGCCTATGGGAGCCATCCAGGGCCAGCCAGTGCCAGAAAGATGCAGGAACTGGATTCAGACCATGGAACAGAGGCTAACTTTTGGGCAAAGCAACCTAGGCAATGTCTTGATGACTCCTTGAAATTTATCACAGATGACCTGAAAATGGCTGAACAGAATATACTCAGATCTACAGATTTATTATCTCCCTCAAATGTCACTG GAGCCATATCCAACAGAGACAGCAACGATGAACAGATGACCTATTCACATCAGTGCTTACATCAGCTGGACGAGGAGGATGAGTGGGATAAAATGAGCAATATGGGCACATTAAACTCCTCTATGTTACACAGGAGTGCCCACTCTTTGAGAAGCCTAAACTCACTGTTGGACAATGTAGAAGTAGTAGGAGATGGGGAAGAGGAAATAGAGACAAGTCTGCCTTTACATCTCTCAGGACTAAGAGGGACCAAGTCCCAAATTCAACAGGTGGATTTTTCTGACAGTGGGTATTATGggaaatttattaataaaacgaGGCCATCCCAAATGAGAGAAAGATCACACAAACAGATCCACCACATGGAGGAGAGTAAAATTCAGCTTAAAAATCACAAACACAATCAAGGTAAGAAAACGTTTTCTGAAAATGCCCTTCAACAGCCTGCTGAATCTAAACCTACTCAGAATATTCCAAAGACCAGAAAAGGGATTCTCCTTAACCGGCCTATACAACAAATTCTGCATAACTATGACCTACCAGCAGTGGATCACTTTAATGActtttatgatgatgatgacatTGATTGGTATTCTACATGTTCTTCCTCATCCTCAGATTCTGAGGAAGAAGGATTCTTTTTAGGTAAGCCCATACCCAAACCCAGGTCTCAAAGTTTACGTTATAACACAGAAGACTGCCAAAACCGTGCAACAAAATCACAGATCAAATCTAAAAAAAGAAGTCACAAGGGCAAGAAATGTATAATTTCCTAA